From Sodalis glossinidius str. 'morsitans', the proteins below share one genomic window:
- a CDS encoding autotransporter outer membrane beta-barrel domain-containing protein — protein MTTSPGTRIKTGSLMAPPFAPQTAIIPEVGIYAANHAVANTLFLSRRAERNGTTRMAFGTLAMDADPRSTLWLRILGGKTHVFVGDGRLQTSTTRQIVQGGGTILQFSRSGRDSGYLGIMFGAGKSTTESRSTSQPFGVQTGRARYVQDGRRQLTEFKVGHEGQLTPQIGVWGHVAHQRGAGSGAATRTDVARRQRTVFACGKPTCPGTA, from the coding sequence ATGACAACGTCACCGGGGACGAGGATCAAGACCGGCTCGCTGATGGCTCCCCCGTTTGCGCCACAGACAGCGATTATCCCGGAGGTCGGGATTTACGCCGCCAATCATGCCGTAGCGAACACCCTATTCCTCAGCCGACGCGCAGAACGTAACGGCACGACCAGAATGGCCTTTGGGACGCTGGCGATGGACGCGGACCCTCGCAGCACGCTATGGCTGCGTATCCTTGGCGGGAAGACGCATGTCTTCGTCGGTGACGGCCGTCTGCAGACCAGCACCACACGTCAGATCGTGCAAGGCGGCGGCACAATTTTGCAATTTAGCCGCAGCGGACGAGACAGCGGGTACCTGGGTATCATGTTCGGCGCCGGTAAAAGCACGACGGAAAGCCGCTCTACCTCTCAGCCTTTCGGCGTGCAAACCGGTCGCGCCCGATATGTGCAGGACGGCCGCCGCCAATTGACCGAGTTCAAAGTCGGTCACGAAGGGCAACTGACCCCGCAAATCGGCGTCTGGGGTCATGTGGCCCATCAGCGCGGCGCTGGATCCGGCGCCGCGACGCGAACGGATGTCGCCCGCCGCCAGCGCACCGTTTTCGCCTGCGGTAAGCCGACATGTCCTGGAACAGCATGA